A part of Silvimonas soli genomic DNA contains:
- a CDS encoding VanZ family protein yields the protein MRALPPISFLAHRTAPTRVARYFFWCYLLVVLLVSFYPFSGWRFTGEPIFAFYTYPLPYYFTFFDNLINVVAYFPLGLSAALAMRRWRWLGPLLAALIGILTSCGVEFVQQFIPTRVASNMDILSNGCGSVIGAFVSVIVAMRRSQRRWLVFRHSHLFPGGAAEWGMVWLGLWLITQFDPSVPFFGVVDEPRGIPQPILAPMGDPALFLNLLEGCGMMLNTLGVCLFVSVLVRHSREIPRAIALLVTVVLASKIVFAGAMLKWVDFFAWINHNVALGGLAALPLLAVLLRLKRPWRALAGAVCLLATVLVSWMWPLTPQLSAILPLFRWNYGHLMHFRGLAALISDLWPYGTMLFLLGFAATYRSENEPDW from the coding sequence ATGCGCGCACTCCCTCCCATCAGCTTCCTGGCCCACCGTACTGCCCCCACTCGCGTGGCGCGCTACTTCTTCTGGTGCTACCTGCTGGTTGTGCTGCTGGTCTCGTTTTACCCGTTCTCCGGCTGGCGTTTTACCGGTGAACCGATCTTTGCCTTCTATACCTACCCGCTGCCGTATTACTTCACGTTTTTCGACAATCTGATCAACGTGGTTGCTTATTTCCCGCTGGGATTATCCGCCGCGCTGGCCATGCGGCGCTGGCGCTGGCTCGGGCCCTTACTGGCAGCGCTGATCGGCATCCTCACGTCGTGCGGGGTCGAATTTGTGCAGCAGTTCATTCCGACCCGGGTGGCGTCCAATATGGACATCCTCTCCAATGGCTGCGGCAGCGTCATTGGCGCGTTTGTGTCGGTGATTGTGGCGATGCGCCGCTCACAACGGCGCTGGCTGGTGTTCCGGCATTCGCACCTGTTTCCCGGTGGTGCAGCGGAATGGGGCATGGTGTGGCTGGGCCTATGGCTGATTACCCAGTTCGATCCATCCGTGCCGTTCTTTGGCGTGGTCGATGAACCACGCGGCATCCCGCAACCCATTCTTGCGCCCATGGGCGATCCAGCTTTGTTTTTGAACCTGCTGGAAGGCTGCGGCATGATGCTCAACACACTGGGCGTATGCTTGTTTGTGTCAGTGCTGGTGCGCCACAGCCGCGAGATACCCCGCGCGATTGCGTTGCTGGTCACGGTGGTGCTAGCCAGCAAAATCGTCTTTGCCGGGGCCATGCTCAAGTGGGTGGATTTTTTTGCCTGGATCAACCACAACGTGGCTTTGGGTGGCTTGGCAGCACTACCCTTGCTGGCAGTGCTGTTGCGGCTGAAACGCCCATGGCGGGCGCTGGCCGGGGCCGTGTGCTTGCTGGCGACCGTATTGGTGAGCTGGATGTGGCCACTCACACCCCAACTGTCGGCCATTTTGCCGTTGTTCCGCTGGAACTACGGCCATCTGATGCACTTCCGCGGACTGGCGGCGCTGATCAGCGATCTGTGGCCCTACGGCACCATGTTGTTCCTGCTGGGCTTTGCCGCGACCTACCGCAGCGAGAACGAGCCCGACTGGTGA
- a CDS encoding acyl-CoA thioesterase, protein MSDTPRHQLSMTVLMMPEMANFSGNVHGGQLLKLLDEVAYACASRYAGTYVVTLSVDQVTFKQPIHVGELVTFLASVNYTGRTSMEIGIKVIAENIRERTVRHTNSCYFTMVAIGDDGKTTPVPLFEPEKQIEKKRWQDAEARRIARLHKP, encoded by the coding sequence ATGAGCGACACTCCCCGCCACCAGCTTTCCATGACCGTGTTGATGATGCCGGAAATGGCCAATTTTTCTGGCAACGTGCATGGTGGGCAATTGCTGAAACTGCTGGATGAAGTGGCCTATGCCTGTGCCAGCCGCTATGCAGGAACCTATGTGGTGACGCTGTCGGTGGATCAGGTCACCTTCAAGCAGCCGATTCACGTCGGCGAACTGGTGACTTTTCTGGCCAGCGTGAACTACACCGGGCGCACCTCAATGGAAATCGGCATCAAGGTGATCGCCGAGAACATCCGCGAGCGTACGGTACGGCACACCAATAGTTGCTACTTCACCATGGTGGCGATAGGGGACGATGGTAAAACCACGCCAGTGCCACTGTTTGAGCCAGAAAAACAGATCGAGAAAAAGCGCTGGCAGGATGCCGAAGCACGGCGTATAGCGCGACTGCACAAGCCCTGA